In Pangasianodon hypophthalmus isolate fPanHyp1 chromosome 1, fPanHyp1.pri, whole genome shotgun sequence, the genomic window CCAGCAGGAGAGCTTTCACACTGCCCAGGAAAAACTAGCTCTCCGACTGTCACTGCCGCGTCCCCGGCCCGAGCgccactgcgcatgcgcaagaGCTCAGCGCCACAGGAcagcactgcgcatgcgcaagaGCTCAGCGCCACAGGAcagcactgcgcatgcgcaggaCAGCGGCTCGGTCAGAGTACACTACACAGGAGGGCTTTCATAAGAGCTTCTACACACTGtgcagtgagctgtgtgtgtgtacagagttaTTTAATACGAGATTCAAACAGAGACAGTGTGGAAGTAGTGGCAAGAAAACATAAAGATAAGAGTCCCATACTTGCAGAATACACTGCggcttaatattaataataatactaataaactgcagactaaataataataataataataataaaaataataataataatagactgCAGAATGAAGAATAAGAACAACAAAACTACTATTCCTACAACTACTACttctaataataacaataaaacaaaacctactactaagaaaataataataataataataataataataatatagatcTTCTAGCTAAAGTAAAATCTCTTCTTTATCTGTttgctgacttcattttatgcCAATTTTTATGCTAGAGATATTAACATGACAGTAAATAAGTTACTTTGcaaatgacagtgatgatgatgatgatctgcTGTAAATCTGCTGAATATTGCTGTTGCTTCTTGCTcttcctattattatttatttttaattattattattagtagtagtaaccAGATTCTGCAGCACACAAGTCACCCCTTCCATATACTTCCATTTCCACAAAGAGAACGAGAGTGTATCATAATAAATGTATCATAATGTGATATttgtataataatgttatatttatgcTTGTAttgtttgatatttatttaattatatatttcattttaacactTAGGCTCTTGAATCTTGTATttagtagcagcaataataacaattgtattattattattattattattattatcagtagcagtagtagaCTACACCAGCACTTCTAGCTAGAATCCAGTATTTGTTTTGCTCTGTTTGCTGATTTGAGGGTCCATCTGTGATGAGTTTATCCTCAATTCCTTCTTCTTTTGGGCTCAGTATTAAAACTTGCGTTCCTTTTTATGAAACAGATATtaatatgataaataataagtaaCTTATATGACAAATAAGCTTTAAAGTGATTATGTTTGTTGCTCCTTGGTGACTTTccatttctatatttctgtgtGTACGCAATTTAAAGTCCTTCTTAtggaataaatgaatacaatactatataaaaattattaataagacataaatattaatgatgatggtgttaatttgttgcttattattattattattattattattattattattatgagatcTTATTATGAAAACAAGTAACCTGcatgacaaataaaatgtaaatattattgaTGATTATTACCGtcgctgatgatgatgattattattattatacttaaaCTTACTTcataactaatttattttatacttaacTATTACTATACTAAACATGAAGTTTTTGTTATAAAAAGGCGTTGACGTACCCCACGTGATCACTTTCCACCAATCCCGTGACAGTATCCGGACAACGTCACACAGTCACCACTCAGagtcctccattttgttttggaGCTGTGAGAACAGCGGTGCTAAATTGGTAGCATTGAGAAGATTTTTAACGCCACAGGACGCGGTCAAACGGTAAGACCtttgtatttatgtgtataCATGTTGATGTGTGGGTTTTTTCACGGTTCCGGTGGGGTAACCATGGTAATCCGCGGCGCAGATGGTCCGATGGCCTGTCTGttttgattggtcagtgtgttcCGTCTCGCCATGGCGCGCGCGCTGGGGGCGGTGCTAAAGACGGTGGCTGGCGAGGGACAAACCCTGTTTAAACCCGTTCGAGTCTCAGGAGTGAGGCCTTTCCAGCAGCAAGCTCTCCAGCTCTCTCCTGTTCTGCTCTCCACATTTCTTTCCAGGTAaagcttattatttttattttatttttatcattattatattaatgccatagcgtttctatagtaacaactcctTCACAAAATCTagagctaataataataacaaagaaaaacatatgatcattgatttggtgaagttttctgtaaggagatgtttattcaacatttatggaaggagtctccagtgtcagcgctttatttTGTTCAGGATTTAACCAGGCAGTTCAGCATAAATACTCTCTTACATGATTATTAGGCGTTGagctgtaacactgtaataatatgtataatattatatatataaatataaatcgtAGTatacagcgtgttagtgtggCTCTcctgtgtagttgtgtgtattatatttgCTAAATGTATTTAAGTGTGTTTTGGCTGCTTTTTGTCTTCACAGGTGTAGTGCTGCGTTCTGTAATCAGGCCGGTGTAAGGATGccagaaataaacacagataaTCTGGATGAGAAGCAGGTCCGCCTGCTGGCCGAGATGTGCATCGTGATTGACGAGAACGACCAGAAGACCGGAGCGGACACTAAGAAGAACTGCCATCTCAACTCCAACATCAGCAAAGGCAGATATCTGAGagtttctaacaaaaaaaaaaaaaaaaaagtccattatAGATCCTTAATGTATGAGGTTTGATGACTGAGAAGGTGTactgatttttacacacacacacacacacacacacacacacacatacataaattaGTAATTATAGTGAATCTGTGTAACTGCTCATTGTACAGAACATTATTTATGTGTATGAAGATCACATGATATGATTCCAAAGTCTTCTCTGTTATCTCTCTTGTAAAGGTGCTCAgaagaaaaatacatatttttatatgtttgcaaattcttatttcttttaaCAGTCAACATCAAAATTGTTTCAAAAATTAAAAGGgtttttaaaacagcaaaaactatttttttggtATAATAGGCTTCAGAAatgagttgttttatttttgttcgttttttttataatctgtttACTTCAGAATTGTAatacagactgtttttttttcctcaaaatattGCATTTCAGACCCCTTAATATGAattttatgaaatatgaaaagtgAGCGAGATGTAAAATTTATACGTAGTAATCGTTTCCTGTAGAATTTAAGTGTTGAGCCATCAAATggttcaaatattaaaaaaaaccttaacataaaagtaaaacaaaacttaaaaacaaaaagttacaATTACAAAATGTGCAGTAATctctaacatttatttttaataataattgttcagttttaattatttatttttattttaaatgcaaacaaatgcaGGCTTTGatgcatacacatatacacagataaGCTCATGTTTGCTAATCATATGCAAATAATATAGTAATTAGCAGATTATAGTATATAAATGGCAGATACGagtgtgtttattaatatttttcctgTTGTTTACCTCGTCAGGATTACTCCACCGAGCTTTCAGTGTTTTCCTGTTTAACAGTGAAGAAAAGCTGCTCTTGCAGCAGAGATCTGATGCCAAGATCACTTTCCCAggtttgtctctcttttttttttttttttaaagcacacatAACTTCTTCTACATCCATTAAAGCACACTGCTGATGTGCTGATCGTTACTGTACGATCTGTAGGAACGAAGCTAATCTTCATTACATGTGCCTCTTATTGTGCTCTTCGTCAGGGTGTTTCACGAACACGTGCTGCAGTCACCCTCTGTACACACCGCCCGAGCTGGAGGAGCAGGACGGCATCGGGGTGAGACGAGCCGCACAGAGGAGACTGGAGGCTGAACTCGGCATCcccacacaccaggtacagagtCTGTGACGAGTATTCCTTAAAATACTTGCTTGATTTCCACCgcgtccctggaggactagtggttaggccacagcgctctcaccgggttcaattcccggcCAGGGTACCAACTCCAGCCACTCCAGccacagtgcactctcagtgccagtcccaagcccaggtAAAgatggggagggttgcgtcaggatgGGCATcgggcgtaaaaactgtgccaaatcaaatacgcggaccagtgatccactgtggcgacccctaacgggagcggCCGAGAGAACAACAGCTTGCATACCTTTTCCACATTGTGGAGTGTTAaagcctggaactgaaatggactaaACATGAGAGTTTGTActatttgatttacacaatatgtctgacatttaaaggtgcaaaatatatattttttgtgtcacaaaggttaattaaacaaaatagcaAACAGTATTCATTCTCCAGGGTCAACACTTGGTATAAGAGAGAGCTATAGCttgatatttttgcccattcttcttgaaAAAGTTGCTCGACATTTGGAGAGCGTTGTTGGTGAACagcagttttttgtttgttttttttttgtcgctGATTCCAGAAGAAATTggggtctgggctttgactgagTTGTTTAACTTCTAAGATTGCCCTGAATTTGGTGCTATTCCTCTTTCCCTCATCCatgaccagtttcccagtccctgctgatgaaaagcatctcCATGTCACGATGCTACCACCaacatgcttcactgtagggatggtgttcGGTGATGAGTTGGGCTGGGTTTCCAGCAAATGTAgccaacacaacacaaagttCAACTTCGGTCTCATCAAAACAGAGGacctt contains:
- the idi1 gene encoding isopentenyl-diphosphate Delta-isomerase 1: MARALGAVLKTVAGEGQTLFKPVRVSGVRPFQQQALQLSPVLLSTFLSRCSAAFCNQAGVRMPEINTDNLDEKQVRLLAEMCIVIDENDQKTGADTKKNCHLNSNISKGLLHRAFSVFLFNSEEKLLLQQRSDAKITFPGCFTNTCCSHPLYTPPELEEQDGIGVRRAAQRRLEAELGIPTHQVPPEEMTYLTRIHYKAESDGVWGEHEIDYILFLQRDVELQPDPNEVKSHRYVSKEELKELLEQADRGELQITPWFSLIANTFLFTWWDNLQNLKQFTDHERIHRM